One Micropterus dolomieu isolate WLL.071019.BEF.003 ecotype Adirondacks linkage group LG23, ASM2129224v1, whole genome shotgun sequence DNA window includes the following coding sequences:
- the LOC123963906 gene encoding ADP/ATP translocase 2 yields the protein MNETAISFAKDFLAGGISAAISKTAVAPIERVKLLLQVQHASKQITVDKQYKGIMDCVVRIPKEQGFLSFWRGNLANVIRYFPTQALNFAFKDKYKKIFLDGVDKRTQFWRYFAGNLASGGAAGATSLCFVYPLDFARTRLAADVGKAGATREFNGLGDCLVKIFKSDGLKGLYQGFNVSVQGIIIYRAAYFGIYDTAKGMLPDPKNTHILVSWMIAQSVTAVAGLTSYPFDTVRRRMMMQSGRKGADIMYSGTIDCWRKIARDEGGKAFFKGAWSNVLRGMGGAFVLVLYDELKKVM from the exons ATGAATGAGACAGCTATTTCCTTTGCCAAGGATTTCTTGGCCGGTGGCATCTCCGCTGCTATCTCCAAAACAGCGGTCGCCCCAATCGAGAGAGTGAAGCTTCTCCTTCAG GTCCAGCATGCCAGCAAGCAGATCACCGTGGATAAGCAGTACAAGGGTATCATGGACTGTGTTGTCCGTATCCCCAAGGAGCAGGGATTCCTTTCCTTCTGGAGAGGTAACCTTGCCAATGTCATCAGATATTTCCCCACCCAGGCCCTCAACTTCGCCTTCAAGGACAAGTACAAGAAGATCTTCCTTGATGGTGTCGACAAGCGCACCCAGTTCTGGAGGTACTTCGCCGGTAACTTGGCCTCTGGTGGCGCAGCTGGAGCTACCTCTCTCTGTTTCGTTTACCCCCTCGACTTCGCCCGTACCCGTCTAGCCGCTGATGTGGGAAAGGCTGGAGCCACAAGAGAGTTCAATGGTCTTGGAGACTGCCTGGTTAAGATCTTCAAGTCTGATGGCCTGAAAGGCTTGTACCAGGGCTTCAATGTGTCTGTGCAGGGCATTATCATCTACAGGGCTGCATACTTTGGCATCTATGACACAGCTAAGG GTATGCTTCCAGACCCCAAGAACACTCACATATTGGTGAGCTGGATGATTGCGCAGAGTGTGACAGCTGTTGCTGGCCTGACCTCATACCCCTTCGACACTGTCCGTAGACGTATGATGATGCAGTCTGGACGTAAAGGAG CTGATATTATGTACAGCGGAACCATCGACTGCTGGCGTAAGATCGCACGTGATGAGGGAGGCAAGGCTTTCTTCAAGGGAGCCTGGTCCAATGTGCTCAGAGGCATGGGCGGCGCCTTCGTGCTGGTGTTGTACGATGAGCTGAAGAAAGTCATGTAA